The Halanaerobium praevalens DSM 2228 genome contains a region encoding:
- a CDS encoding carbohydrate ABC transporter permease — protein sequence MAAKQSSNLAKEEQKLAFKLLIPAFLILIIIALYPLGQVFYTSFTDKEFASSKETNFVGLDNYKALLSVTIKELDPIIDQKTGKQEVNQESGDKKYQRPIKVLPRDPHLYRTSFEFSFFGKRYVVGARTPDFIQAVWNTLIFTIFSVFLETVLGLIVALVVNSEFKGRGAMRAVMLVPWAVITVVSARMWEWMFEPTRAGLFNMIGDKLGIIENSYSFLSNNSLQLPAIIAVDVWKTTPFMALLILAGLQLIPNELYEAAEMDGASKFRQFFNITLPLLKPSLAVALIFRTLDALRVFDVFQVMLSQKRYSMASFNYFQLISARQMGMASAIGVIIFIIIFAFAIFYMKSLGVDTE from the coding sequence ATGGCAGCTAAGCAATCATCCAATTTGGCAAAAGAAGAACAAAAATTAGCTTTTAAATTATTAATACCAGCTTTTTTAATTTTAATTATAATTGCATTATATCCTTTAGGTCAAGTTTTTTATACAAGTTTTACTGATAAAGAATTTGCTTCAAGTAAAGAAACTAATTTTGTAGGTTTAGATAATTATAAAGCTCTTTTATCAGTTACAATAAAAGAACTTGATCCGATAATTGATCAAAAAACTGGCAAACAAGAAGTTAATCAGGAAAGTGGAGACAAAAAGTATCAAAGGCCCATTAAAGTTTTGCCACGTGATCCACATTTATATAGAACCTCATTTGAATTTAGTTTTTTTGGGAAAAGATATGTAGTAGGAGCTCGAACTCCTGATTTTATTCAAGCAGTTTGGAATACTTTGATCTTTACAATATTTTCTGTTTTTTTAGAAACTGTTTTGGGTTTAATAGTTGCCTTAGTAGTTAATAGTGAATTTAAGGGCAGAGGAGCCATGAGAGCAGTGATGTTAGTTCCCTGGGCAGTAATCACTGTTGTTTCAGCTAGAATGTGGGAATGGATGTTTGAACCAACTAGAGCAGGTTTATTTAATATGATTGGAGATAAACTGGGAATTATAGAAAATAGTTATTCTTTTTTAAGTAATAATAGTTTACAGCTTCCAGCAATTATTGCAGTCGATGTCTGGAAAACTACTCCTTTTATGGCTTTATTAATTTTAGCAGGTTTACAGCTTATTCCAAATGAGCTTTATGAAGCAGCAGAGATGGATGGAGCCAGTAAGTTTAGACAATTTTTTAATATTACTTTACCCTTATTAAAACCTTCTTTAGCTGTAGCTTTAATTTTTAGAACTTTAGATGCTTTAAGAGTTTTTGATGTTTTTCAGGTAATGTTATCTCAGAAAAGATATTCAATGGCAAGTTTTAATTATTTTCAATTAATATCGGCTAGACAAATGGGAATGGCTTCTGCAATTGGAGTAATAATTTTTATAATAATTTTTGCTTTTGCTATTTTTTATATGAAATCCCTGGGAGTTGATACCGAATGA
- a CDS encoding ABC transporter permease, protein MIAYIARRLLILPIILFGVSLLIFSMIMMLGPYQRLSTYITDPAQLKGVEDVDQLIAKYGLDDPWYEQYGRWIGGVVKGDFGWSESAGAPVTKAISDRFPATIELALLSLIPVIFGGVILGVLSAVHHNKAIDHIIRIFAVVGWSFPSFVFGLLVLMIFYGVLGWLPPGRLSNWATEIVSSAEFINYTGMYILDGILNFDFAIVLDAIRHMIAPVMTISILWWAFILRITRSNMLETLKKDYIRTARAKGLADNIVVYKHAVRNALIPVVTVAGQMILGLAGGLVIVESIFNIRGLGQFMANSAQQLDYPGVLGGALYFGFLLILINLFVDVSYAIIDPRIRLE, encoded by the coding sequence ATGATAGCTTATATTGCAAGACGTTTATTAATACTTCCGATAATCCTCTTTGGGGTAAGTTTATTGATTTTTTCAATGATTATGATGTTAGGTCCTTATCAAAGGTTAAGTACTTATATTACTGATCCAGCTCAATTAAAAGGAGTAGAGGATGTTGATCAATTAATAGCCAAATATGGCCTTGATGATCCCTGGTATGAACAATATGGACGTTGGATTGGTGGAGTTGTCAAAGGTGATTTTGGTTGGTCAGAATCTGCAGGAGCACCTGTAACCAAAGCAATTTCTGATAGATTCCCAGCTACTATAGAATTAGCTTTACTATCTTTAATACCTGTTATTTTTGGTGGTGTTATTTTAGGGGTTTTATCGGCGGTTCATCATAACAAGGCCATAGATCATATAATTAGAATTTTTGCAGTAGTTGGATGGTCTTTTCCCTCTTTTGTTTTTGGTTTATTAGTTTTAATGATTTTCTATGGAGTTTTAGGTTGGCTGCCTCCAGGAAGATTATCTAATTGGGCTACTGAAATAGTTAGTTCGGCAGAATTTATTAATTATACTGGCATGTATATTTTAGATGGAATTTTAAATTTTGATTTTGCTATTGTTTTAGATGCAATTAGACATATGATAGCTCCAGTAATGACAATTTCAATTTTATGGTGGGCTTTTATATTAAGAATCACTCGTTCTAATATGTTAGAAACATTAAAAAAAGATTATATCCGGACTGCTAGAGCTAAAGGGCTTGCAGACAACATTGTAGTCTATAAACATGCTGTTCGAAATGCTTTAATTCCGGTTGTTACAGTTGCTGGTCAGATGATATTAGGTTTAGCAGGAGGTCTAGTTATTGTTGAAAGTATTTTTAACATAAGAGGCCTAGGTCAATTTATGGCTAATTCTGCTCAACAGCTTGATTATCCAGGTGTTTTAGGAGGAGCTTTATATTTTGGTTTTCTCTTGATTTTGATTAATTTATTTGTCGATGTTTCTTATGCAATAATTGACCCTAGAATTAGATTGGAGTGA
- a CDS encoding ABC transporter substrate-binding protein: MNFKKIFFLTFLVIILLVPNLKAADSTNNLKIKIKQRPFTLNPIYGSTESELMIINHLFENLVKYDQEGKIVPFLAKSWEVNNSASVFDFILKEDIYFQAYEKKGIEVPQPERKVKAQAWKNYFEYLAAPKNKSPYADLLKRVKGYKNYREGTDNNISGIKVIDEYQLRIELKESYYPFIYNLAKKPMAIIAVQAASENKFDLKPIGTGRFRVKNFLKDRLLLEKNKEHWQKNNLNKKLNSVNQIEFNFANLDFKNDYNKFDLYQLNTKELKYYQDHKNYFNNYQLKQKKKDFYYFLALVADEQNNRTELKKLKRFFKQNKFKLDNNSIINSFQSENELLNNSNFKNNPIDLIDNHIQKNTLALLNINNSEQSRAIALFLKQNFEKKEIDFIFKKYDWLEYLKSLKNNNFENQLILMSYTYQNQFEFIFDNFYSTSSNNYFNYKNKRLNNLINYLKITSDSAKQQQAYQIIAEILAKDSPILKSFRAVDNYLFADELAEKYLLNY, translated from the coding sequence ATGAATTTTAAAAAGATTTTTTTCTTAACATTTTTAGTTATTATTTTATTAGTACCTAATCTTAAGGCAGCTGATTCTACAAATAATTTAAAAATAAAAATTAAGCAAAGGCCTTTTACTTTAAATCCTATTTATGGTTCAACTGAAAGTGAGTTAATGATTATTAATCACCTTTTTGAGAATTTAGTTAAATATGATCAAGAAGGAAAAATAGTTCCCTTTTTGGCTAAAAGTTGGGAAGTAAATAATTCTGCTTCTGTATTTGATTTTATTTTAAAAGAAGATATCTATTTTCAAGCATATGAAAAAAAAGGAATAGAGGTTCCACAGCCTGAGAGAAAGGTTAAGGCACAAGCTTGGAAAAATTATTTTGAATATTTAGCTGCTCCAAAAAACAAGTCACCTTATGCAGATTTGTTAAAAAGAGTTAAAGGCTATAAGAATTATAGAGAGGGGACAGATAATAATATTTCGGGTATTAAAGTTATAGATGAATATCAATTAAGAATTGAGTTAAAGGAATCTTATTATCCTTTTATTTATAATTTAGCTAAAAAACCAATGGCAATTATAGCAGTTCAAGCTGCCTCAGAAAATAAATTTGATTTAAAACCAATTGGGACAGGTAGATTTAGGGTTAAAAATTTTTTAAAAGATAGACTTTTATTAGAAAAAAATAAAGAGCATTGGCAAAAAAACAATTTAAATAAAAAATTGAACTCTGTAAATCAAATTGAATTTAATTTTGCCAATTTGGATTTTAAAAACGATTATAATAAATTTGATTTATATCAATTAAATACAAAAGAGCTTAAATATTATCAAGATCATAAAAATTATTTTAATAATTATCAGTTAAAACAAAAAAAGAAAGATTTTTATTATTTTTTAGCATTAGTTGCTGATGAACAAAACAATAGAACTGAGCTAAAAAAATTAAAGAGATTTTTTAAGCAAAATAAATTTAAACTAGATAATAATTCAATTATTAATTCGTTTCAGTCTGAAAATGAGTTATTAAATAATTCAAATTTTAAAAATAATCCAATTGATTTAATTGATAATCATATTCAAAAAAATACATTAGCTCTTTTAAATATTAATAATAGTGAACAAAGTCGAGCAATTGCACTTTTTTTAAAGCAAAATTTCGAAAAAAAAGAAATTGATTTTATTTTCAAAAAATATGATTGGCTTGAATATTTAAAAAGTCTTAAAAATAATAATTTTGAAAATCAGTTAATTTTAATGAGTTATACTTATCAAAATCAATTTGAATTTATATTTGATAATTTTTATTCAACTTCTTCAAATAACTATTTTAATTATAAAAATAAAAGACTTAATAATTTAATTAATTATTTAAAAATAACTAGTGATTCTGCTAAACAACAACAAGCATATCAAATTATAGCAGAGATTTTAGCTAAAGACTCACCAATTTTAAAATCTTTTAGAGCTGTTGATAATTATTTGTTTGCTGATGAATTAGCTGAAAAATATTTACTTAATTATTGA
- a CDS encoding ABC transporter permease, translating to MEWQEVIKRLLQNKISLFGILIILFFIVIAVFAPWIAPPRDADEPYLIPRAGWSTEPQPPSEEHIFGTTEGQYDIFYGIVWGTRTAFRIGLIVVGISTSVGILLGTVAAYYGGWIDEILMRITDIFMSIPFIIATIVLVTILGQGIDNVMLALITFSWMSTARLMRSQVLSVKEDEFVQAALALGANDFRIIFRHIILNTIFPVVIQASMRMGSMVITASTLSFLGVGAPEGYADWGQMISFARNWILGVEGNPLYYWYTLIIPGIAITLFCLSWNLIGDAFRDILDPKLN from the coding sequence GTGGAATGGCAAGAAGTTATTAAACGTTTATTACAAAATAAAATATCTTTGTTTGGTATTTTAATAATCTTATTTTTTATAGTGATTGCAGTTTTTGCACCTTGGATTGCACCACCTCGTGATGCAGATGAACCTTATTTAATTCCAAGAGCAGGCTGGTCAACAGAACCACAGCCTCCAAGTGAAGAACATATTTTTGGAACAACTGAAGGCCAATATGATATATTTTATGGAATTGTTTGGGGAACAAGAACTGCTTTTAGGATTGGATTAATTGTAGTTGGAATTAGTACTTCAGTTGGTATTTTACTTGGTACAGTAGCAGCTTATTATGGTGGCTGGATTGATGAAATATTAATGAGAATTACTGATATATTTATGTCAATTCCTTTTATAATTGCAACTATAGTTTTAGTGACAATTTTAGGTCAGGGAATAGATAATGTAATGTTAGCCTTAATAACCTTTAGTTGGATGAGTACTGCTCGTCTAATGAGGTCTCAAGTCTTATCAGTTAAAGAAGATGAGTTTGTTCAGGCAGCTCTTGCTTTAGGAGCAAATGATTTTAGAATTATCTTTAGGCATATCATTTTGAATACAATTTTCCCAGTTGTAATTCAGGCCTCAATGAGAATGGGATCAATGGTTATTACGGCATCTACTCTTAGTTTTTTAGGAGTAGGAGCTCCAGAAGGTTATGCAGATTGGGGACAAATGATTTCTTTTGCTCGTAATTGGATTTTAGGAGTAGAAGGTAATCCTTTATACTATTGGTATACTTTGATTATTCCAGGGATAGCAATTACATTGTTCTGTTTATCATGGAATTTAATCGGAGATGCTTTCCGTGACATTTTAGATCCTAAACTTAATTAG
- a CDS encoding ABC transporter substrate-binding protein — protein MKKNNLVFLLIALVVIGGAFFYFTGQDQVTDEEIPEKEIEEEEMAEKVEDEISLTVAGGAVGQEKELTIKAAEMYMERNPNITVKVLETPDLANDRLGLYLQFLEAESPKVDVYQIDVIWPGDLAEHFIDFYDYGAEEVIDKHFQAIVENNTTTDGRLVAMPWFTDAGLLYYRTDLLEKYDREVPKTWSELEKTAKYIMEEEKAAGNEDFYGYVWQGDAYEGLTCDALEWTYSNGGGQIVSPDQKITINNEKAIEIIDQAAGWVGTISPTGVTGMGEEDARSMFEAGNALFMRNWPYAYALAGQEGKATAGNFNVSPLPAGDSGKSAATLGGWNLGVSQYSEHPAEAAKLAMFLAGEEVQKMRAVEGAFNPTIKSLYQDEDVLEAAPFFDSLYDVFTNAVARPSTATAPNYNQVSELFFQAVHSVLTGESDAQSAVEYLELDLKDTTNFESGEPIKP, from the coding sequence ATGAAAAAAAATAATTTAGTTTTTCTATTAATTGCTTTGGTAGTTATTGGGGGAGCCTTTTTCTACTTTACTGGTCAAGATCAAGTTACAGACGAAGAAATTCCTGAAAAAGAAATAGAAGAAGAAGAGATGGCAGAAAAAGTTGAAGATGAAATTTCTTTAACAGTAGCTGGGGGAGCTGTAGGCCAAGAAAAAGAATTAACAATTAAAGCTGCAGAAATGTATATGGAAAGAAACCCTAATATAACAGTTAAAGTTTTAGAAACTCCTGATTTGGCAAATGATCGATTAGGACTTTATTTACAGTTTTTAGAAGCTGAAAGTCCAAAAGTAGATGTTTATCAAATAGATGTTATTTGGCCTGGAGATTTAGCTGAACATTTTATAGATTTTTATGATTATGGTGCTGAAGAAGTTATTGATAAACATTTTCAGGCTATAGTAGAGAATAATACTACTACTGATGGGCGTTTAGTTGCTATGCCTTGGTTTACAGATGCTGGGCTTTTATATTACAGAACTGATTTATTAGAAAAATATGATAGAGAAGTTCCTAAAACTTGGTCAGAATTAGAAAAAACTGCTAAGTACATTATGGAAGAAGAAAAAGCAGCTGGAAATGAAGATTTTTATGGTTATGTCTGGCAGGGAGATGCTTATGAAGGTTTAACTTGTGATGCTTTAGAATGGACTTATTCTAATGGTGGTGGACAAATAGTTAGTCCTGATCAAAAAATTACTATTAATAATGAAAAAGCAATTGAAATTATAGATCAGGCTGCTGGTTGGGTAGGAACTATTTCTCCAACTGGAGTCACTGGAATGGGTGAAGAAGATGCCCGTTCAATGTTTGAAGCTGGTAATGCTCTCTTTATGAGAAATTGGCCTTATGCTTATGCTTTAGCAGGTCAAGAAGGTAAAGCAACTGCTGGTAATTTTAATGTTTCTCCTTTACCTGCCGGAGACAGTGGTAAATCAGCAGCAACTTTAGGTGGCTGGAATTTAGGTGTAAGTCAATATAGTGAACATCCTGCAGAAGCAGCTAAATTAGCTATGTTTTTAGCTGGAGAAGAAGTTCAAAAAATGAGAGCTGTTGAGGGAGCATTTAATCCAACAATTAAATCTCTTTATCAAGATGAGGATGTATTAGAAGCAGCTCCTTTCTTTGATAGTCTTTATGATGTCTTTACAAATGCTGTTGCTCGTCCTTCTACCGCAACTGCTCCTAATTATAATCAAGTATCAGAATTATTTTTTCAGGCTGTACATTCAGTTTTAACTGGTGAAAGTGATGCTCAATCTGCTGTTGAATATTTAGAATTAGACTTAAAAGATACCACTAATTTTGAAAGTGGAGAACCAATAAAACCATAG
- a CDS encoding ABC transporter permease yields the protein MNLSFAITSIEQGLVFGIMALGVFISFKILDFADLTVDGSLPLGAAVSARLLTLGLNPLVSLGAAVIAGGLAGAITGFLNTKLKIAPLLSGILTMTSLYSINLRIMGRPNIPLIGKETIFSILKQIGIPYPWNNLILLILVILAVKLVLDAFLKTQIGFALRATGDNPQMIRSMGISTNSMKMLGLILSNALVALSGALVGQYQGFADVNMGVGTIVAGLASVIIGEVVIGKKSIMITTMGVIVGSILYRFSISIALNLGLAASDLKLLTAILVVIFLSTPKIKKALR from the coding sequence ATGAATCTTAGTTTTGCAATTACGTCTATAGAACAAGGTTTAGTTTTTGGAATTATGGCTTTAGGTGTTTTCATTTCTTTTAAAATTTTAGATTTTGCTGACTTAACTGTGGATGGAAGTCTACCTTTGGGAGCTGCAGTTTCAGCTAGATTATTAACTTTAGGCTTAAATCCCTTAGTTTCACTTGGAGCAGCTGTTATAGCTGGAGGATTAGCAGGAGCTATTACTGGTTTTTTAAATACAAAATTAAAAATCGCTCCTCTTTTATCAGGTATTCTAACAATGACTTCTCTCTATTCAATTAATTTAAGAATTATGGGTAGACCCAACATACCTTTAATTGGAAAAGAAACAATTTTTTCTATTCTTAAGCAAATAGGAATTCCTTATCCCTGGAATAATTTAATTCTTTTAATTTTAGTTATTCTTGCTGTGAAATTAGTTTTAGATGCTTTTTTAAAAACCCAAATTGGTTTTGCACTTAGAGCCACTGGTGATAATCCACAAATGATAAGAAGTATGGGAATTAGTACAAATTCAATGAAAATGTTAGGACTTATTCTTTCTAATGCTTTAGTTGCACTTTCAGGTGCCTTAGTTGGTCAATATCAGGGATTTGCTGATGTTAATATGGGGGTTGGAACTATTGTAGCTGGTTTAGCTTCTGTAATTATTGGAGAAGTAGTAATTGGTAAAAAATCAATAATGATTACAACAATGGGAGTCATAGTAGGTTCTATTCTTTATCGTTTTAGTATTTCTATTGCACTTAATTTAGGCTTAGCTGCCTCTGATCTAAAATTATTAACTGCAATATTAGTTGTAATTTTCTTATCGACTCCAAAAATAAAAAAAGCATTGAGGTGA
- a CDS encoding ABC transporter ATP-binding protein — translation MLNIKNLEKIFYKGTPNENIAINKLDLTVNKGDFITIVGSNGAGKSTLLNSIAGVFPVENGSIILDSQDITKKSEYKCAQKIGRVFQNPLAGTSPEMTIEENLSLAISKSNNLSLKWGLNKSKRKVMNKHLKKIDLGLEKRLTTKVKLLSGGQRQALTLLMATVANPSLLLLDEHTAALDPATAIKIKNVTAELVNENNITTLMITHNMEDAIKMGNRLIMMDGGHIIYDIKAEEKENLTIKKLLKMFEIKHGGKFNNDRMLLSV, via the coding sequence ATGCTAAATATCAAAAATTTAGAAAAAATTTTTTATAAAGGTACTCCAAACGAGAATATAGCAATTAACAAATTAGATTTAACTGTTAATAAAGGAGACTTTATTACAATAGTAGGTAGTAATGGAGCAGGAAAATCAACACTTTTAAATTCTATAGCTGGAGTTTTTCCAGTTGAAAATGGGTCTATTATTTTAGATAGTCAAGATATTACTAAAAAATCAGAATATAAATGTGCCCAAAAAATTGGTAGGGTTTTTCAAAACCCTTTAGCTGGTACTTCACCAGAAATGACAATTGAAGAAAATCTATCACTTGCTATTTCTAAATCAAATAATCTTTCTTTAAAATGGGGACTAAATAAAAGTAAAAGAAAAGTTATGAACAAACATCTTAAAAAAATTGATTTAGGATTAGAAAAAAGACTAACAACTAAAGTTAAACTTTTATCAGGAGGACAAAGGCAAGCCTTAACTCTTTTAATGGCTACTGTGGCTAATCCTAGTCTGCTTCTATTAGACGAGCATACTGCTGCTTTAGATCCTGCTACAGCAATTAAAATTAAAAATGTAACTGCTGAATTAGTTAATGAGAATAATATTACTACTTTAATGATTACACATAATATGGAAGATGCGATTAAAATGGGGAACCGTTTAATTATGATGGATGGTGGTCATATTATTTATGATATCAAAGCAGAAGAAAAAGAAAATTTAACTATTAAAAAATTACTGAAGATGTTTGAAATTAAACATGGTGGCAAGTTTAATAATGATAGAATGCTACTTTCAGTTTAA
- a CDS encoding ABC transporter ATP-binding protein yields the protein MAENLLEVKNLKKYFPVKAGIFKKTVAHVKAVDDISFAVKEGETLGLVGESGCGKSTTGRTILRLLEATAGEVVFEGKNVMDLDKKSMRAIRRDMQIIFQDPYASLNPRMTVADIVGEPLDIHKLAKNKKERNQRVKQILENVGLGAEYMHRYPHEFSGGQRQRIGVARALAVDPKLIIADEPVSALDVSVQAQVVNLLQDLQKEYGLTYLFIAHDLSVVKHISDRVAVMYLGKIVELTSKEELFQNPMHPYTQSLLSAIPEADPKKKKDRIILKGDVPSPVDPPSGCRFHPRCPKAFDLCSVKEPEFKEYGDGHFAACHLLEQE from the coding sequence ATGGCTGAGAATTTATTAGAAGTTAAAAATTTAAAAAAGTATTTTCCAGTTAAAGCAGGAATATTTAAGAAAACAGTTGCTCATGTAAAAGCTGTTGATGATATTTCCTTTGCAGTTAAAGAAGGAGAAACCCTCGGTCTTGTTGGAGAATCTGGTTGTGGTAAATCAACTACTGGTCGTACAATTTTAAGACTTTTAGAAGCAACTGCTGGAGAAGTTGTTTTTGAAGGTAAAAATGTTATGGATCTAGATAAAAAATCAATGCGTGCGATTAGACGTGATATGCAAATTATTTTTCAGGATCCTTATGCCTCACTTAATCCAAGAATGACAGTTGCTGACATTGTTGGTGAACCTTTAGATATTCATAAATTAGCTAAAAACAAAAAAGAAAGAAATCAAAGGGTTAAGCAAATTTTAGAAAATGTTGGTTTAGGTGCAGAATATATGCACCGTTATCCACATGAATTTAGTGGTGGTCAAAGACAAAGAATCGGAGTCGCTAGAGCTTTGGCAGTTGATCCTAAATTAATTATTGCTGATGAACCAGTATCTGCACTTGATGTATCGGTTCAGGCTCAGGTAGTAAATTTACTTCAGGATTTACAAAAAGAATATGGGCTAACTTATCTTTTTATCGCTCATGATTTAAGTGTAGTGAAGCATATTAGTGATCGAGTAGCTGTAATGTACTTAGGTAAAATAGTGGAATTAACTTCAAAAGAAGAATTATTCCAAAATCCAATGCATCCATATACTCAATCATTATTATCTGCTATTCCAGAAGCAGATCCTAAAAAGAAAAAGGATAGAATTATTTTAAAAGGAGATGTTCCTTCACCAGTAGATCCACCTTCTGGTTGTAGATTTCATCCTCGTTGTCCTAAAGCTTTTGATTTATGTTCTGTTAAAGAACCTGAATTTAAAGAATATGGAGATGGTCATTTTGCGGCCTGCCATTTATTAGAACAAGAATAA
- a CDS encoding ABC transporter ATP-binding protein: MSKEALVEVNNLKTYFYTEEGVVKAVDGVDYEIYPGETLGIVGESGCGKSVTSLSIMRLVESPPGEIAGGEIKFKGKDLTKISEKEMRQIRGNDISMIFQEPMTSLNPVYTVGDQIMEAIMLHKKVNRKEAKKQAIDMLQKVGIPLPEQRVDEYPHQLSGGMRQRVMIAMALSCDPQLLIADEPTTALDVTIQAQILELMNSLKKSYGMSIMMITHDLGVIAEVSDRVAVMYAGKVVEYTDVDTLFADPKHPYTWGLMNSIPKLDKDVDRLEAIPGSVPSPLNFPEGCKFNTRCPLAEGKCYNEEPPLENAAEGHKVRCWRYEDLEEVKKRGERIYEDRGVLE; the protein is encoded by the coding sequence TTGAGTAAAGAAGCTTTAGTAGAAGTAAATAACTTAAAAACTTATTTTTATACAGAAGAAGGAGTAGTTAAAGCTGTCGACGGAGTAGATTATGAAATTTATCCTGGTGAAACTTTAGGTATAGTAGGTGAGTCAGGATGTGGTAAAAGTGTTACTTCTTTATCAATAATGAGATTAGTTGAATCCCCTCCTGGAGAAATTGCAGGTGGAGAAATAAAATTTAAAGGTAAAGATTTAACTAAAATTAGTGAAAAAGAAATGCGGCAAATTCGTGGTAATGATATTTCTATGATTTTTCAGGAACCAATGACTTCTTTAAATCCTGTTTATACAGTTGGAGATCAAATTATGGAAGCGATTATGCTGCATAAAAAGGTAAATAGAAAAGAAGCAAAAAAACAGGCTATCGATATGCTGCAAAAAGTAGGTATTCCACTCCCTGAACAGAGAGTAGATGAATATCCTCATCAATTATCTGGTGGTATGAGACAAAGAGTTATGATTGCAATGGCTTTAAGTTGTGATCCTCAATTATTGATTGCAGATGAACCTACAACAGCTCTTGATGTAACAATTCAGGCTCAAATTTTGGAATTAATGAATTCGCTTAAAAAAAGTTATGGAATGTCAATTATGATGATTACTCATGACTTAGGAGTAATTGCTGAGGTTTCAGATAGAGTAGCAGTAATGTATGCTGGTAAAGTAGTAGAATATACAGATGTAGATACTTTATTTGCAGATCCTAAACACCCTTATACTTGGGGGTTAATGAATTCAATCCCAAAATTAGATAAAGATGTAGATCGTTTAGAAGCGATTCCTGGTAGTGTACCTTCTCCTTTGAATTTTCCAGAAGGATGTAAGTTTAATACTCGCTGTCCTTTAGCTGAAGGTAAATGTTACAATGAAGAACCACCTTTAGAAAATGCAGCAGAAGGACATAAAGTTCGTTGTTGGCGTTATGAAGATTTAGAAGAAGTTAAAAAAAGAGGAGAAAGAATTTATGAGGATCGGGGTGTTTTAGAATAA
- a CDS encoding carbohydrate ABC transporter permease, which translates to MRRQSKEKLRKILFYFVLAVIVIYLLFPFYWAIVSSLKSEAQLNMTPATLIPRNPNTGEISFFTRNYKAIFSNGGFVRGLINSTIVATCTTILALLTGSFAAFALGKLRFKGKTPALYVILAMTMFPQVTVLSGLYAVINALNLSARISMIFSYLLFTLPFTTWVLTSFFKELPVEIMQSAQVDGATPFQTFHLILLPLTAPALVTTGLLSFIQAWNEYLFALTFTSIDPSARTVPVAIQFFSGEFARQEPFGEIMAAAVMVTIPIVILVLIFQKRIVAGLTAGAVKG; encoded by the coding sequence ATGAGAAGACAAAGCAAAGAGAAGCTAAGAAAAATATTATTCTATTTTGTCCTAGCAGTAATTGTTATTTATCTACTTTTTCCATTTTATTGGGCTATAGTTTCTTCTTTAAAATCAGAAGCTCAATTAAATATGACTCCTGCAACTTTAATTCCACGCAATCCAAATACAGGTGAGATATCATTTTTTACTCGAAATTATAAAGCTATTTTTTCAAATGGTGGTTTTGTTAGGGGATTAATTAATAGTACAATTGTTGCTACTTGTACTACTATTTTAGCCCTTTTAACAGGGTCTTTTGCAGCTTTTGCTTTAGGTAAATTAAGATTTAAGGGTAAAACACCTGCTCTTTATGTAATACTGGCAATGACCATGTTTCCACAAGTTACAGTTCTTTCAGGTTTATATGCTGTAATTAATGCTCTTAATTTAAGTGCCCGTATAAGTATGATTTTTAGTTATTTACTCTTTACTTTACCATTTACTACCTGGGTTTTAACTTCCTTTTTTAAAGAGTTACCAGTTGAAATAATGCAGTCAGCTCAAGTAGATGGTGCCACTCCATTTCAAACTTTTCATCTGATTTTATTACCCCTTACTGCTCCAGCTTTAGTAACAACAGGTTTGTTATCATTTATTCAAGCTTGGAATGAATATTTATTTGCTTTAACTTTTACTTCTATTGATCCAAGTGCGAGAACTGTGCCAGTAGCTATTCAATTTTTTTCAGGCGAATTTGCTCGTCAAGAACCATTTGGAGAAATTATGGCAGCAGCTGTTATGGTAACAATTCCAATAGTTATTTTAGTATTAATTTTTCAAAAACGGATTGTTGCTGGTTTAACAGCAGGAGCAGTAAAAGGATAA